The Winogradskyella schleiferi genome has a window encoding:
- a CDS encoding multidrug effflux MFS transporter → MKNQKRSQLEFVVLMAALMSIVALSIDAVLPALPKIGDNLNSINETENQKLITTIFLGLGFGQLVFGPLSDSFGRKPMVYFGFAVFVLASIICVTTKNFEMMLLGRVLQGVGLSSPRTMSIAIVRDSYSGDHMAKILSIVTMTFILVPVIAPMLGQFLLHHFGWQSIFTFNLVFGALIMLWFWRRQPETLHEAYQKTFRLSIFKSGSITFFRIKSAIIYTLLSGLVTGSFMVYLSTSQQIFQVQYDLGDYFPYIFGSLAITIGLATFLNSAIVMRFGMWNLVNIALLAFVMISLIYVILFWSGANPPIEILVLFLILQFTSVAFLFGNYRALAMQPLGHIAGIGSALNGFISTVMAVPIANYIGSFVKTSALPLFIGFLITGVIGLILFYSVKKPIREIRA, encoded by the coding sequence ATGAAAAATCAAAAACGGTCACAGTTGGAATTTGTGGTATTAATGGCGGCTTTAATGTCCATTGTAGCCTTGTCCATCGATGCTGTTTTGCCAGCTTTACCAAAAATTGGTGATAATTTAAATAGTATTAATGAAACTGAAAATCAAAAGCTAATTACAACCATATTTTTAGGCTTAGGATTTGGACAACTTGTTTTCGGCCCGTTATCGGATAGTTTTGGACGCAAACCTATGGTTTATTTTGGTTTTGCTGTCTTTGTTCTGGCGTCTATTATTTGTGTTACCACAAAAAACTTTGAGATGATGCTTTTAGGACGCGTATTACAAGGTGTGGGCTTATCGTCTCCAAGGACTATGAGTATTGCTATAGTAAGGGATTCTTACAGTGGAGATCATATGGCAAAGATTTTATCTATCGTTACTATGACTTTTATTTTAGTGCCAGTGATAGCGCCAATGTTGGGTCAGTTTTTATTGCATCATTTTGGGTGGCAATCTATTTTTACGTTCAATTTGGTCTTTGGGGCACTAATCATGTTATGGTTTTGGAGACGACAGCCTGAAACACTTCATGAAGCCTATCAAAAGACATTTCGATTATCTATTTTTAAATCTGGAAGCATTACTTTCTTTAGGATAAAATCTGCTATTATTTATACTTTGCTATCAGGATTAGTGACGGGTTCCTTTATGGTCTATTTAAGCACTTCTCAGCAAATATTTCAAGTGCAGTATGATTTGGGAGATTACTTTCCTTACATATTTGGGAGTTTAGCCATTACCATTGGTTTAGCAACGTTTTTGAATAGTGCAATAGTGATGCGATTCGGGATGTGGAATTTAGTCAACATCGCCTTATTGGCTTTTGTGATGATCTCGCTAATATATGTGATTCTATTTTGGTCAGGTGCAAATCCTCCAATAGAAATACTAGTGCTATTTTTAATACTTCAGTTTACCAGCGTTGCGTTCTTATTTGGGAATTATAGAGCCTTGGCAATGCAACCTTTAGGTCATATTGCAGGCATTGGTTCTGCACTTAACGGTTTCATATCTACTGTAATGGCTGTGCCAATTGCCAACTATATTGGCAGCTTTGTAAAAACTTCGGCCTTACCTCTTTTTATAGGTTTTTTGATCACAGGAGTTATTGGGTTGATTTTGTTTTATAGTGTGAAGAAACCCATCAGAGAAATACGCGCTTAA
- a CDS encoding L-threonylcarbamoyladenylate synthase: protein MAEFIKIYPENPNQKEIQKVIKVLKNGGLVIYPTDTVYGLGCDITNMKALERIAQIKGVKLEKSNFSFVCEDLSNLSDYVKQIDTTTFKILKRALPGPYTFILPGSKSLPNPFKKRKTVGIRVPDNSIALAIVAALGNPIVSTSIRDEDEVIEYTTDPELILEKWDNLVDMVIDGGYGDNEASTIIDLSVEPPEVIREGKGGLEIF from the coding sequence ATGGCTGAGTTTATTAAAATATACCCTGAAAATCCGAATCAAAAGGAAATACAAAAGGTAATTAAGGTGCTAAAGAATGGCGGATTGGTAATTTATCCGACGGACACCGTTTATGGATTGGGTTGCGATATAACTAACATGAAAGCTTTGGAGCGTATTGCGCAAATTAAAGGCGTGAAACTTGAAAAGTCCAATTTTTCATTCGTTTGTGAAGACTTAAGTAATTTGAGTGATTACGTAAAACAGATCGATACCACGACGTTTAAAATTTTAAAAAGAGCCTTGCCAGGCCCTTATACATTTATCTTACCTGGTTCAAAAAGCTTACCGAACCCATTCAAAAAACGAAAAACCGTTGGGATAAGGGTTCCCGATAATTCCATAGCGTTGGCCATAGTTGCTGCCCTTGGAAATCCTATAGTTTCTACGTCCATAAGGGATGAGGATGAAGTGATAGAATACACTACAGATCCAGAATTAATTCTCGAAAAGTGGGATAATTTGGTCGATATGGTCATTGATGGCGGTTATGGAGACAATGAAGCTTCAACGATTATTGATTTGTCTGTGGAACCACCTGAGGTTATTAGAGAAGGTAAAGGTGGTTTAGAGATTTTTTAA
- a CDS encoding aspartyl protease family protein: MHQSIKIIIVLFISAKLFATEYNPPIVFTKAEFVNASTTRIPFKVIDQLIVVEVELLDKEGNFIIDTGSETLILNSVHFKHSRRYRNDGEQRSGVHREIENVKAKYLDALSLEDFRLENLNADVIDLSHIEKIKKIEVLGIIGYSILKEFEVFIDMHLNQITLTKIDKNGELLSHKVYAETINDSIDFQLKRHTIIIDAKIGNNDVKFGLDTGAEYNQLNKNLDSEILDYFYPSKELKLTGASGKQMKVMAGKLYRVKLNDSIYFGPMKTVLTNLRQMNSAFSSHLDGILGFEFFAQQRTIINYKKQKLYFIKFPIIKP; this comes from the coding sequence ATGCATCAGTCAATCAAAATCATCATCGTCTTGTTTATTTCAGCAAAACTCTTTGCTACGGAATATAACCCTCCTATTGTTTTTACCAAAGCAGAATTTGTAAATGCGTCAACCACAAGGATTCCATTTAAAGTTATTGACCAACTTATTGTAGTTGAAGTTGAATTATTGGATAAGGAAGGTAATTTTATTATTGATACCGGTTCTGAGACATTGATACTAAATAGTGTTCATTTTAAGCATTCAAGACGATACAGGAACGATGGAGAGCAACGAAGTGGAGTTCATCGTGAAATTGAAAATGTAAAAGCCAAATACCTTGATGCGTTGAGTTTGGAAGATTTTCGTTTAGAAAACTTAAATGCCGATGTGATTGATTTATCCCATATTGAAAAGATTAAAAAAATTGAAGTTTTAGGAATTATTGGTTACAGCATATTGAAGGAATTTGAAGTCTTTATCGATATGCACCTAAATCAAATTACCTTAACAAAAATAGATAAGAACGGCGAACTTTTATCTCATAAAGTATATGCTGAAACCATTAACGACAGTATTGATTTTCAATTAAAAAGGCACACCATAATTATTGATGCAAAAATCGGCAACAATGACGTGAAATTTGGATTGGACACAGGTGCAGAGTATAATCAATTGAATAAAAATCTAGATTCAGAAATTTTAGACTATTTTTATCCTAGCAAAGAATTAAAGCTAACAGGTGCTAGTGGTAAGCAAATGAAAGTTATGGCAGGGAAATTGTATAGAGTTAAGTTGAACGATTCAATTTACTTTGGCCCAATGAAAACTGTACTAACTAATTTAAGACAAATGAACAGTGCATTTAGCAGCCATCTCGATGGCATATTAGGCTTTGAATTTTTCGCTCAACAACGAACGATTATTAATTACAAAAAACAGAAACTCTATTTTATTAAGTTTCCGATTATAAAGCCTTGA
- a CDS encoding glycoside hydrolase family 3 N-terminal domain-containing protein, whose product MRYFALFLICSYFQVSFAQNYTEKPLQTKDSIQQQKWVNNLYNSMSLEEKIGQLFMVQVFSNQGRAHENDIAKLITEQHIGGLIYSKGGPIRQAKLNNELQAASKIPLLIGMDAEWGLSMRLDSTYAFPWNMTLGAISDNKLVEQAGRQIGEHCRRLGVHFNFAPAVDINTNPKNPIIGNRSFGEDRDNVTEKGLAFMKGMQSAGTLANAKHFPGHGDTEKDSHLELPTVNFSAKRIDSVELYPYRKLIKEGLASVMVAHLNVPSLEARRGFPSSLSKHIVTDILKGQLGFNGLIFTDALTMKGAADYVEKGVDGATRTKSLVKGGEIDLMAFLAGNDVMLMSEDPEKGIAKFVEAYNNKTITEERLAHSVKKILMAKYKVGLNNYSPIGIYNLEKDLNRLKDDLLYEELMENAITVVKNTNSLLPLRDLQTKKIAYVTLGDDEGSVFLDELKKYTKVHEIKADKLDAIITKLQNYNTVIIGFHRSNASPWKDFEFSQKEMAWLYEIARTNTVILDVFARPYALNDLLSVENIEGIVMSYQNSKIAQEKSAQLIFGAIPAKGKLPVSTGQFFPVGTGESYNSLMSLSYGLPERVGMDSQLLSRIDSVANLAVNGKMTPGIQLLVARKGKVIYNKNFGYHTYAKKNKVDFDDIYDVASLTKILATLPVLMELEEKGSLALDDKLSKLIPEYKNTNKKNVTLKKMLSHYAQLKPWIPFYYATLDTVSQKPDPKYYRKKRTNGFEIEVTNTLFMRNDYKDSIQKIIQESDLLSSLRYRYSDLPYYILNDYLEDFYDKPLSEIAEDRFYKSLGANHTTYNPRKKFSLKDIVPTEIDNYYRYKKVHGYVHDMGAAMQGGVGGHAGIFSNANDVAKIMQMYLQKGFYGGKRYLEPETIDKFNYCYYCGNNNRRGIGFDKPQLGDEGPTCGCLSMTSFGHSGFTGTYAWADPEEEIVYIFLANRTYPQAGKNLLLRENIRTEIQRLIYEAIIE is encoded by the coding sequence ATGCGTTACTTTGCCCTTTTTCTTATATGCAGTTACTTTCAAGTTAGTTTTGCACAAAATTATACTGAAAAGCCACTTCAAACTAAAGACTCTATCCAACAACAGAAATGGGTAAATAATCTTTATAACTCCATGTCACTTGAAGAGAAAATCGGCCAATTATTTATGGTTCAAGTGTTTTCGAATCAGGGAAGAGCCCATGAAAATGATATCGCCAAGTTAATTACCGAACAACATATTGGAGGTTTGATCTATTCTAAAGGTGGTCCTATTCGCCAAGCAAAACTGAATAATGAATTACAAGCGGCTTCTAAAATTCCATTGTTGATAGGTATGGATGCAGAATGGGGTTTGAGCATGCGCTTAGATTCCACTTATGCCTTTCCTTGGAATATGACTCTTGGTGCAATTTCAGATAATAAATTGGTAGAACAAGCCGGACGACAAATCGGAGAACATTGCAGACGCCTTGGTGTTCATTTTAATTTTGCACCAGCCGTAGATATCAATACCAACCCCAAAAATCCGATTATTGGTAACCGATCTTTTGGAGAAGATCGGGATAATGTTACTGAAAAAGGCTTAGCCTTTATGAAAGGTATGCAAAGTGCAGGAACTTTGGCTAATGCTAAACATTTTCCTGGTCATGGCGATACGGAGAAAGATTCGCATTTAGAGTTGCCAACTGTTAATTTTAGTGCCAAACGAATCGATTCTGTTGAGCTTTATCCCTATAGAAAACTGATAAAGGAAGGTTTAGCGAGTGTCATGGTGGCGCATTTGAATGTACCGAGTTTAGAAGCACGACGAGGATTCCCTTCATCGTTATCCAAACATATTGTAACTGATATTTTAAAAGGGCAATTAGGTTTTAATGGTTTGATTTTTACAGATGCCTTAACCATGAAAGGTGCTGCAGATTATGTTGAAAAAGGCGTAGATGGCGCAACGAGAACAAAGAGTTTGGTAAAAGGAGGCGAAATTGACTTAATGGCATTTTTAGCAGGAAATGATGTGATGTTAATGTCTGAAGATCCAGAAAAAGGTATCGCTAAATTTGTTGAAGCCTATAATAATAAAACCATTACAGAAGAACGATTAGCACATTCAGTGAAGAAAATTCTGATGGCTAAATATAAAGTCGGACTGAATAATTATTCGCCGATTGGCATTTATAATTTAGAAAAAGACTTAAACCGACTTAAAGATGATTTACTCTATGAAGAACTCATGGAAAATGCCATTACGGTTGTAAAAAACACCAATTCATTGTTACCACTTCGAGATTTACAAACGAAGAAAATTGCGTATGTAACCCTTGGCGATGATGAGGGTTCCGTGTTTTTGGACGAATTGAAAAAATACACCAAAGTTCATGAGATCAAAGCCGATAAATTGGATGCTATAATTACAAAACTTCAGAATTACAACACCGTCATTATTGGTTTTCACAGGTCTAATGCCAGTCCTTGGAAAGATTTTGAATTCTCACAAAAGGAAATGGCTTGGTTGTACGAAATTGCTAGAACCAATACCGTTATCCTAGATGTTTTCGCTAGACCCTATGCGTTAAACGATTTGTTATCTGTTGAAAATATAGAAGGTATTGTAATGAGCTATCAGAACAGTAAAATAGCACAAGAAAAATCGGCACAATTGATTTTTGGAGCCATTCCTGCAAAAGGAAAACTGCCAGTTAGTACTGGGCAATTTTTTCCGGTAGGTACAGGAGAATCATATAATTCATTGATGAGTTTAAGTTATGGTTTACCGGAACGCGTTGGTATGGATTCTCAATTATTAAGCCGAATAGATTCTGTTGCCAATCTTGCTGTTAATGGTAAAATGACGCCTGGAATTCAATTGTTGGTCGCGCGAAAAGGAAAAGTGATTTATAACAAGAATTTTGGTTATCATACTTATGCCAAAAAGAATAAAGTTGATTTTGATGATATTTATGACGTAGCGTCATTGACAAAAATATTGGCAACATTACCTGTTTTAATGGAGCTTGAAGAAAAAGGGTCCTTAGCGCTCGATGATAAACTGAGCAAGTTAATACCAGAATATAAAAACACAAATAAGAAGAATGTAACCTTAAAGAAAATGTTGTCGCACTACGCGCAGCTCAAACCGTGGATTCCGTTTTATTATGCCACATTAGATACGGTTTCTCAAAAACCAGATCCTAAATATTACAGAAAAAAACGTACTAATGGTTTCGAAATAGAGGTTACTAATACGCTTTTTATGCGCAATGATTATAAGGATTCCATTCAGAAAATCATACAAGAAAGCGATTTACTATCAAGTTTACGATATCGCTATAGTGATTTACCTTATTATATTCTGAATGATTATTTGGAAGACTTTTACGATAAGCCCTTAAGTGAAATTGCTGAGGATCGTTTTTATAAATCCTTAGGAGCAAATCACACCACCTACAATCCACGAAAAAAGTTCAGTTTAAAAGATATTGTACCAACAGAAATAGATAACTATTATCGCTATAAAAAAGTGCATGGCTATGTCCACGATATGGGAGCTGCAATGCAAGGCGGTGTAGGAGGTCATGCAGGTATTTTTAGTAATGCCAACGATGTAGCGAAAATAATGCAAATGTATCTGCAAAAAGGCTTTTATGGAGGCAAACGGTATCTTGAACCTGAAACAATAGATAAATTTAATTACTGTTATTATTGTGGTAACAATAACCGACGCGGCATCGGATTCGATAAACCTCAGTTGGGCGATGAAGGACCAACCTGTGGTTGTTTATCCATGACCAGTTTTGGGCATTCAGGATTTACTGGAACTTATGCTTGGGCAGATCCCGAAGAAGAAATTGTATATATCTTTTTAGCCAATAGAACCTATCCTCAAGCTGGTAAAAACCTATTACTCAGAGAAAATATTAGGACTGAGATTCAACGTTTGATTTATGAAGCGATTATTGAATGA
- a CDS encoding alpha/beta hydrolase: protein MKPLKIVFIFLLSISTLMSCTSDNSDDPEIEVLNPLEVYEELNISYGNENGQVFDLYLPANRTSATKTVILVHGGGWTSGDKVDMSPYAAYIKDQMPGYAVVNMNYRLADNDNPPYPMQINDITSVVNYLETNENFYTISDDIGFVGVSAGAHLSLLWSYAFDTDNQVDMVCSVVGPTNFTDPAYLNNTDPLLQDIIDAFGVDPSIPFLEEASPYHRVTASAPPTILFYGGQDPLIPTSQGTAMRDKLEELNVTHEFTLYPTEGHVWFGLNLLDTTLKLKAFIETHL, encoded by the coding sequence ATGAAGCCACTAAAAATAGTATTCATCTTTTTGCTTTCAATTTCTACCTTGATGTCTTGTACGTCTGATAATTCTGATGACCCGGAAATTGAAGTCTTAAATCCACTTGAAGTTTACGAAGAACTGAATATTTCTTATGGCAACGAGAACGGCCAAGTGTTCGATCTGTACTTGCCTGCAAACCGTACTTCAGCGACTAAAACGGTCATTTTGGTTCATGGAGGTGGCTGGACTTCTGGAGATAAAGTGGATATGAGTCCCTATGCAGCATACATAAAAGATCAAATGCCTGGATATGCCGTTGTGAATATGAATTATAGATTGGCAGATAATGACAACCCACCTTATCCGATGCAGATCAATGATATCACAAGCGTTGTTAACTATTTAGAAACTAACGAGAATTTCTATACCATTTCTGATGATATCGGTTTTGTTGGTGTGAGTGCTGGTGCCCATTTATCGTTATTGTGGAGCTATGCTTTTGACACAGACAATCAAGTAGATATGGTCTGCAGCGTGGTTGGACCGACTAATTTTACCGATCCAGCTTACTTAAACAACACAGATCCGTTACTGCAAGACATCATAGATGCATTTGGAGTTGATCCCTCTATACCATTTTTAGAAGAAGCGAGTCCTTATCATCGCGTTACCGCTTCTGCGCCACCAACCATTTTGTTTTATGGAGGTCAAGATCCGTTAATCCCTACAAGTCAAGGAACAGCCATGCGAGATAAACTTGAGGAATTGAATGTTACACATGAATTCACCTTATATCCTACGGAAGGTCATGTTTGGTTTGGGCTTAATTTGTTGGATACGACTTTAAAATTGAAAGCTTTTATTGAAACACATTTATAG
- the bshA gene encoding N-acetyl-alpha-D-glucosaminyl L-malate synthase BshA: protein MKIGIVCYPTFGGSGVVATELGLELSKRGHEIHFITYSQPVRLELLSNNVHFHEVHVPEYPLFLYQPYELALSSKLVDMVKLHGIELLHVHYAIPHAYAAYMAQQMLMDEGILIPIVTTLHGTDITLVGSHPFYKPAVTFSINKSDAVTSVSESLKEDTMRLFNIKRDIHVIPNFIDLEKYDHNFTDCQREMMATNEERIITHISNFREVKRIPDVIKIFYNIQKELPAKLMLVGEGPEKEAAELLVEELGISNRVVFFGKSHEIDRILCFSDLFLLPSKTESFGLAALEAMASSVPVISTNTGGLSEVNEDGFSGFLSDVGAVNDMSENAIKILSDIDTLNQFKVNAKAQSKKFDLRKIVPMYEAIYEETLKSFMVH from the coding sequence ATGAAAATAGGAATAGTTTGTTACCCAACATTTGGAGGAAGTGGAGTAGTAGCTACGGAATTGGGCTTAGAGCTTTCAAAACGTGGTCATGAGATTCATTTTATAACCTACAGTCAACCTGTACGATTAGAGTTGTTGAGTAATAATGTTCATTTTCATGAAGTCCATGTGCCAGAATACCCATTATTTTTGTATCAGCCTTATGAGTTGGCTTTATCGAGTAAATTAGTAGATATGGTAAAATTGCATGGGATTGAATTATTGCATGTGCATTACGCCATTCCTCATGCTTATGCGGCATATATGGCACAACAGATGCTTATGGATGAAGGGATTTTAATTCCTATTGTCACCACATTGCACGGCACAGATATTACGTTAGTGGGAAGTCATCCATTTTACAAACCTGCAGTAACTTTTAGTATTAATAAATCTGACGCTGTAACTTCGGTTTCAGAAAGTTTAAAGGAAGATACCATGCGTTTGTTCAATATTAAAAGAGATATTCACGTCATACCTAATTTTATAGATTTAGAAAAATACGATCATAATTTTACAGATTGCCAACGTGAAATGATGGCCACTAATGAGGAGCGTATTATAACACATATTAGTAATTTCAGGGAGGTTAAACGAATTCCGGATGTGATCAAGATTTTCTATAACATCCAAAAAGAATTACCGGCAAAATTGATGCTGGTAGGCGAAGGTCCGGAAAAAGAAGCTGCAGAGTTACTTGTTGAGGAATTGGGGATTTCCAATCGTGTGGTTTTCTTTGGGAAAAGTCACGAAATAGATCGAATTCTATGTTTTAGTGATCTATTCTTGTTACCCTCAAAAACTGAAAGTTTTGGTTTAGCAGCCCTTGAGGCTATGGCGAGTAGTGTACCAGTTATTTCTACCAATACAGGCGGATTATCTGAAGTAAATGAAGATGGTTTTTCAGGATTTTTAAGCGATGTTGGTGCTGTGAATGATATGTCGGAAAACGCCATAAAAATCCTATCTGATATTGATACCCTGAATCAGTTTAAGGTCAATGCCAAAGCACAGTCCAAAAAATTCGATCTCAGAAAGATAGTACCTATGTACGAAGCTATTTATGAGGAAACTTTGAAGTCCTTTATGGTACATTGA
- a CDS encoding ATP-dependent helicase has translation MEKYLSQLNDAQLAPTLQVDGPMIIIAGAGSGKTRVLTYRIAYLMSKGVDSFNILALTFTNKAAKEMKGRIADIVGDSEAKNLWMGTFHSVFAKILRFEGHHLGFPSNFTIYDTQDSQKLMGAIIKEMGLDKDIYKTKQVYSRISSYKNSLVTVKAYFRNPELMEADAMARRPKMGEIYKEYVERCFKAGAMDFDDLLLRTNELLTRFPNVLAQYQNKFRYILVDEYQDTNHSQYLIVRALADRFQNICVVGDDAQSIYAFRGANINNILNFQKDYDDVKMYRLEQNYRSTKNIVGAANSVIEHNKTKLDKIVWTANDVGEKVIVHRAMTDGDEGRYVASTIWETKMNNQLHNSDFAVLYRTNAQSRAIEDALRKRDIPYRIYGGLSFYQRKEIKDVTAYLRLILNSADEEALKRVINYPARGIGQTTVDRLIVAANATGKTIYEVIKDIDSISININNGTKNKLRDFVTLIESYKVMNQTANAFDLAEHVTKTSGLIRELGKDGTPEGVTKLDNVQELLNGIKDFVEGQMELADAGDSLAEFLEDVALATDLDADKGDPDHVALMTIHLAKGLEFGHVFIVGMEEDLFPSAMSMNTRSELEEERRLFYVALTRAEKQAYLTYTLSRYRWGKLIDAEPSRFIEEIDDEFVNITTPLKERFNPMLDASIFGDIEPNRVRFAKPKTAKMAKKKTKSKPENFEISAPKKMKPVKKTKSSASANLFDSKLTVGDVVNHQRFGRGEVIKLEGKGADAKAEIKFQNGDTKKLLLRFAKLDVLNTK, from the coding sequence TTGGAAAAGTATCTCAGTCAACTTAATGACGCACAATTAGCACCTACATTACAGGTCGATGGCCCAATGATTATCATTGCTGGCGCAGGTTCTGGTAAAACCCGTGTGTTGACTTATCGTATTGCTTATTTAATGAGCAAAGGTGTGGATTCCTTTAATATTTTGGCTTTGACCTTTACAAATAAAGCGGCTAAGGAAATGAAGGGGAGAATCGCTGATATTGTTGGCGATAGTGAAGCTAAAAACCTTTGGATGGGAACGTTTCACTCTGTTTTTGCCAAAATTTTACGCTTTGAAGGGCATCATTTAGGTTTTCCAAGTAATTTTACAATTTACGATACTCAAGATTCACAGAAATTAATGGGTGCCATTATTAAAGAAATGGGGCTTGATAAGGATATTTATAAAACGAAACAGGTATATAGCCGCATCTCATCTTATAAAAACAGTCTCGTCACTGTAAAGGCGTATTTTAGAAACCCAGAACTCATGGAAGCCGATGCTATGGCAAGGCGACCGAAAATGGGAGAAATCTACAAGGAATATGTGGAGCGCTGCTTTAAAGCAGGAGCCATGGATTTTGATGATTTATTGCTAAGGACCAATGAGCTATTAACCCGTTTTCCAAATGTGTTAGCGCAATATCAAAATAAGTTTCGCTATATTTTGGTCGATGAGTACCAAGATACCAACCACTCGCAATACCTCATTGTAAGAGCATTGGCAGATCGTTTTCAGAATATCTGTGTGGTTGGAGACGATGCGCAAAGTATCTATGCATTCCGTGGCGCAAATATCAATAACATCCTGAATTTCCAAAAGGACTATGATGATGTTAAAATGTACCGTTTGGAACAGAATTACCGTTCTACAAAAAACATTGTTGGTGCTGCAAATTCGGTAATTGAACACAATAAAACCAAACTCGATAAAATAGTTTGGACAGCAAATGATGTTGGGGAAAAAGTGATTGTTCACAGAGCCATGACCGATGGTGATGAAGGTCGTTATGTAGCTAGTACAATTTGGGAAACCAAAATGAACAACCAACTTCATAACAGTGATTTTGCCGTTCTATATCGTACCAATGCGCAATCTAGAGCTATTGAAGATGCGTTGAGAAAACGTGATATTCCATACCGAATATATGGCGGTTTATCCTTTTATCAACGTAAAGAAATTAAAGACGTCACGGCTTATTTGCGTTTAATTTTGAATTCTGCTGATGAAGAAGCCTTAAAACGTGTCATTAATTATCCAGCTAGAGGCATTGGCCAAACAACGGTCGATCGATTGATAGTTGCGGCAAATGCTACAGGAAAAACAATTTATGAAGTTATTAAGGATATTGATTCCATTTCCATCAATATCAATAATGGGACAAAAAATAAACTTCGTGATTTTGTAACACTTATAGAAAGTTACAAAGTAATGAACCAAACCGCAAATGCATTCGATCTGGCCGAACATGTAACCAAAACTAGTGGTTTAATCAGAGAACTAGGGAAGGACGGAACACCAGAAGGAGTGACCAAGCTCGATAACGTTCAAGAATTACTCAATGGTATAAAGGACTTTGTGGAAGGCCAAATGGAGCTGGCAGATGCTGGCGATTCGTTAGCTGAATTTTTAGAGGATGTCGCTTTGGCAACTGATTTAGATGCTGATAAAGGCGATCCAGACCATGTGGCTCTAATGACCATTCATTTGGCTAAAGGATTGGAATTCGGGCATGTTTTTATCGTTGGTATGGAAGAGGATTTGTTTCCAAGTGCTATGAGTATGAACACACGAAGCGAATTGGAAGAAGAACGACGGTTATTTTATGTCGCTTTGACGAGAGCCGAAAAACAAGCCTATTTAACTTATACATTGTCTCGATATCGATGGGGAAAATTAATTGATGCCGAGCCAAGCAGATTCATTGAAGAAATTGATGATGAGTTTGTGAATATTACGACACCATTAAAAGAACGTTTTAATCCTATGTTAGACGCCTCCATATTTGGAGATATAGAACCAAATCGTGTAAGATTTGCAAAACCTAAAACAGCTAAAATGGCCAAGAAAAAGACGAAATCCAAACCTGAAAATTTTGAGATTAGTGCACCGAAAAAAATGAAACCGGTGAAAAAAACGAAGTCAAGTGCATCTGCGAATTTATTTGATTCTAAACTAACTGTTGGTGATGTTGTAAACCATCAACGTTTTGGTAGAGGTGAAGTCATTAAGTTAGAAGGCAAAGGTGCTGATGCTAAGGCGGAAATAAAATTCCAGAATGGTGATACCAAAAAATTGTTGCTGCGTTTTGCGAAACTTGACGTTCTTAATACAAAGTAG
- a CDS encoding DUF7935 family protein: MDIDNIIELIFSIAPALVVGAIAYYFFKQHIENENSRRRFLLQKDLQKETFPLRLQAYERMALFLERIAPSKLLTRVNPTSSYKEDYESLLIATIEQEFEHNLSQQIYVSDQCWSITQAAKNATIQLIRKATINEKTDTANKLREVILTELMDKPAPSKAALSFIKQEVSEMW, encoded by the coding sequence ATGGATATTGATAACATCATAGAACTCATTTTTAGTATCGCTCCTGCCTTAGTTGTTGGTGCAATTGCCTATTATTTCTTTAAGCAACATATTGAAAATGAAAACAGCCGAAGACGCTTTCTTTTACAGAAAGATTTGCAAAAAGAAACCTTCCCTTTGCGTTTACAAGCTTACGAGCGTATGGCACTTTTTTTAGAGCGCATTGCACCTTCAAAATTACTAACAAGAGTTAATCCAACTTCTTCATATAAGGAAGATTACGAAAGCTTACTCATAGCAACAATTGAGCAAGAATTTGAACATAATTTATCGCAGCAGATTTATGTTAGTGACCAATGTTGGTCGATAACACAAGCGGCAAAAAACGCGACTATTCAGTTGATTAGAAAAGCAACCATAAACGAAAAAACGGATACAGCAAACAAACTTCGAGAGGTGATTTTAACAGAACTTATGGACAAACCTGCGCCTAGTAAAGCTGCGCTTTCTTTTATTAAACAGGAAGTAAGTGAGATGTGGTGA